One Ananas comosus cultivar F153 unplaced genomic scaffold, ASM154086v1, whole genome shotgun sequence DNA segment encodes these proteins:
- the LOC109703862 gene encoding abscisic acid receptor PYL1-like has product MTCCGATIEELPRTRGRECSSLLAQRIMAPAAEVWAVVRRFDRPQIYKHFIRSCSIKDGGEVRVGCLREVSVISGLPASTSTERLDVLDDDRRVAGFTIIGGEHRLRNYRSVTTVTEFRGSGGNEIWTVVLESYVVDVPEGNTEDDTRLFADTVVRLNLQKLKSVAEAAAAEKKGKEEPNPSN; this is encoded by the coding sequence CTGCGGGGCGACGATCGAGGAGCTACCGCGTACGCGGGGGCGGGAATGCTCGTCGCTCCTGGCGCAGCGGATCATGGCGCCCGCGGCGGAGGTGTGGGCGGTGGTGCGGCGCTTCGACCGGCCCCAGATCTACAAGCACTTCATCCGGAGCTGCTCCATCAAGGACGGGGGCGAGGTGCGCGTGGGGTGCCTCCGCGAGGTGAGCGTCATCTCGGGGCTCCCCGCGAGCACCAGCACGGAGCGCCTCGACGTGCTCGACGACGACCGCCGCGTCGCCGGGTTCACCATCATCGGCGGCGAGCACCGCCTCAGGAACTACCGATCCGTCACCACCGTCACCGAGTTCCGGGGATCGGGAGGCAACGAGATCTGGACCGTCGTGCTCGAATCCTACGTCGTGGACGTCCCCGAGGGCAACACGGAGGACGACACCAGGCtcttcgccgacaccgtcgTCCGGCTCAACCTCCAGAAGCTCAAGTCCGTggcggaagcggcggcggcggagaagaaGGGGAAAGAAGAACCCAATCCATCCAATTAA